In Campylobacter sp. RM16187, the DNA window TTAGTAAATTTCCGGTAGCTACATTAAAATCGCAGTTTTTTAACGACGATGAAGGGCGAGTTTTGGAGCACAGATTTGGCAATATCGTGCTTTTTAACATCTACTTTCCAAACGGACAAAAGGACGATGAGAGGCTAGCTTACAAGATGGACTTTTACGCGAAATTTTTAGCCTACTGTAACGAGCTTGTGCGCAAGGGTAAGGACGTGATATTTTGCGGCGATGTAAATACCGCTCACCGCGAGATAGATCTTAAAAATCCAAAGGCGAATTCCAAGACTTCGGGCTTTTTGCCGATTGAGCGAGCGTGGATAGATGAGGTTATAAAACACGGATTTATAGATACTTTTCGCGAAATTCACGGCGATAAAGAGGATGCTTACTCGTGGTGGAGCTACCGCTTTAACGCTAGAGCTAAGAACGTAGGCTGGAGGATTGATTATTTTTTCATTTCGGCAAGTCTTAAAGAGCGCCTAAAAGATGCGTTTATACTAAGCGATATAACAGGAAGCGATCACTGCCCTGTGGGAATTGAGATAGATATTTAGGTTACCAAGCAATTAGTGATAAAAGATGAGAAAAGTTAATAAAATTTACAAGCCAAACGCAGCACATTGGGTCGGAGACGGCTTTTTGGTTCAGCCGCTTTTTACTCATATGGGTGAAAATCGCGGAACTGATCCGTTTTTGATGCTTGATTATGTCGCGCCTATGGTTTTTAAGCCAAATTTGACCGACCATCCAAGAGGAGTCGGACGCCATCCGCACAAGGGCTTTGAGACCGTTACTATCGCTTATAGCGGCGAGGTCGCGCACAAAGACTCAAGCGGTGGCGGCGGAGTGATAAGAGCGGGCGACGTGCAGTGGATGACTGCCGGTGCTGGTATCGTGCATGAGGAGTTTCATTCGCAGGATTTTAGGGCATCGGGTGGGCTTTTTGAGATAGTGCAGCTGTGGGTAAATTTGCCAAGCAGATACAAAAACACGCCGCCAAAATACCAGCATCTCTCGCGTGAAAATATCCCTGTAGTAAAATTTGCAGACGGTGCAGGTCAGGCTAGGGTAATAGCAGGAGAGTTTGAAGGTGTGCAAGGCGCGGCAAATACGTTTACACCGATAAATGTATGGGACGTTACTATAAATTCGCTCAAAGAAGCAAGCATAAATGTGCCTGCTACTCACACACTTTTTATAGTTGTGCTAAGAGGCGAAGTAACTTTTAACGGTAGCGAAAGTGCAAGCGAGGCAAGGCTCGTAAATTTTGAAGTAAACGGCGGCGAGGTGAAAGTAAAAGCGGGCAAAGAGGACGCTAAAATTTTGCTTCTTTCAGGCGAGCCTATAA includes these proteins:
- a CDS encoding pirin family protein, producing MRKVNKIYKPNAAHWVGDGFLVQPLFTHMGENRGTDPFLMLDYVAPMVFKPNLTDHPRGVGRHPHKGFETVTIAYSGEVAHKDSSGGGGVIRAGDVQWMTAGAGIVHEEFHSQDFRASGGLFEIVQLWVNLPSRYKNTPPKYQHLSRENIPVVKFADGAGQARVIAGEFEGVQGAANTFTPINVWDVTINSLKEASINVPATHTLFIVVLRGEVTFNGSESASEARLVNFEVNGGEVKVKAGKEDAKILLLSGEPINEPVVGYGPFVMNTRDEIRQAIEDYNSGKFGDIS
- a CDS encoding exodeoxyribonuclease III; protein product: MKLVSWNVNGLRAVASKDGFGWLNEVKPDFLGLQEIKVKESDVPSDIYKLGFSDVSLNSAVRAGYSGVMSLSKFPVATLKSQFFNDDEGRVLEHRFGNIVLFNIYFPNGQKDDERLAYKMDFYAKFLAYCNELVRKGKDVIFCGDVNTAHREIDLKNPKANSKTSGFLPIERAWIDEVIKHGFIDTFREIHGDKEDAYSWWSYRFNARAKNVGWRIDYFFISASLKERLKDAFILSDITGSDHCPVGIEIDI